CGTTCATTTTTGGCAAAGCTTACCGGATATTTTAATGACGAAGACGAATTCAACCATACGCTACTTCCATCTGGTAGTATCACCTGATATTGCCCTCCCTCTGGTACGTAGATGGTATTAAATGATTGCTCACTGCGATACCCCTCAACAATTCTTTCAGCTTCATACACTAAGAGACCGCTTTCCGTAGCCGATAATTTTATATTATCCTGCCCTAATGATGGATCATCATTTTCTTCACCTAGCACAACTTCCTTTCCGCTAGCGAGCTTTAATACCGCTTTATTTGAGCCTGGTTTTACTTGATCAGCCAATTCGTGCTTAGCAGTAATACGCTCATTTTTTGTGTTGAAAAGCATAAACATCAATGACGCAGTCAGACAAACCATCGCTGCGTAAGCTATCCAACTAAACTTTTTCTTTTTATGACTTAGTCCATCATATTGTTCAAAGACATGATGCAAGTCTTCATCCATAGATTTCAACAGGTTGTTATCTAATTCTCCATCTTTTATAAGTTTGATAAACACCCTTAATTCTTTTTCAGAAATATCTCCGTTTAAATATCGTTTGATCAAAAGTTTATAATGCTGTTGCTCTTTCATTGGCTGTTTCTTATATATTAAGACAACCATCGAGTCAGCTAGGGTAGCGAAAAAAAAATAAAACAATTAACAGGTTGATGTACAGCGACAAAAAAAATAAAACCTGTGATTTTTCAAAGAAGGTTAACAGAAGATCATAAAAATAAGCACCAAGGTGATATCCAGTTTATCGGATGCAACATGACTTAATGTTTTCATTGCCTTTACCATATGGTTTTTTATGGCATTTCGAGATACACCCAAGGTTGCGGCAGCTTCTTCGTAACTCTTGCCTTCCTCTCTGCATAGCTTAAAGATTTTTAATGTCCTTTCAGGCATTTCGTACAATGCCATATCAATAAACTGATTATATTCTTTAAACTGCAACTCGTCCAAGGTAGTACTACATTCAGGTAAATGTGTAGTAAGATGATTTAGTGCATCCTCAGCGTGTACAATTCTTTTCAGGCAATTTAAAGTATGATTTCTTGCTACCGTGAACAGATAAGATTTAAATGACTTTATTCCAGCTATTTTATCTCTGTTTTCCCAAATTTTTATAAAAATCTCCTGCGTTATATCGTCGGTTTGTGTGCGACAGTGCACATATTTCAGCACAAATTGCGCGATGGGTTGTTTATATTTTCTGTAAATCGTTTCGAATGCCCTTTCGTCACCTTTACTCATTAAGAAAAGGAGGCGAGTCACGTCATTATCTATGCTAGGTTTCATAAAGGTCAAATAGTCTCTGTTTTTAGTGACCAACGATTTAGTTATTATATATCGAGGAACCTTCTTTCGGTGGTATTAGCAACTTTTTCTCTTAGGCTAAGCTTTATGGTTTTTACGTAATAGTCTCTTGAAGAGAAGATTCTGTGCAAATGTTTATATTTTCTTTTAGAATTCATTATGTTCAATTAGCCAACCAATCTGCTATATTAGCATCGGCTTCCTGTATACGCTTGTAAATCAAGACAAGTTTATCTATGTTTGATTAACCAAAACATATAAGCCATGCCATTAATACTATCAATCGCAAGTCTTATGAAACGGCCGCTATTGTTGGCAATCCTACTTTTTTCACTCTTATTCGGTAGAGCGCTTTTTGCGCAGCAATTATTTGATAAAAATACAGCTACTGAAAGTAACGGTTTTTCGAATAAGCGACTATTACGCATAGATAAGCTCATTCAGCAGTACATTGACAGTAACTGGGTTAAAGGAGCGGTGGGTTTTATAGCAAAAGATGGCTATCTCGTTTACCATAAGGCTTTTGGAATAGATGATATTCAACGTGGCACACCCATGCAGGGTGATGCTATTTTTAGGATTGCTTCCCAAACGAAAGCCATTACCAGCATTGCCGTAATGATGTTGTTTGAAGAAGGCAAGTTTTTGCTTGATGATCCCATATCCAGATATATTCCAGCATTTGCTAACCCGAGCGTATTGCAAGATTTCAACGAAGCCGATACCACATACACCACTATACCTGCCAAAAACGAAATTACCATCCGCCATTTGCTTACACACACTTCAGGCATTGATTATGCACAAATGGGTTCCTCAAAGATGAAAGCGATTTATGCTAAGGCCGGCATAGCCGCAGGATTTCTTCCCCACAAACAACTATTGGCTGATGCCATCGACACACTAGGCAAATTACCACTTATCCATCACCCTGGAGAGCAATGGACTTATAGTTTAAGTACTGACGTATTGGGCAGATTGGTTGAAATAATATCCGGCATGTCTTTAGATGAATTTTTAACACAACGACTTTTCATCCCTTTGGGCATGCATGACACCTACTTCCATCTACCAGAAGGGAAAAGGAGTAGACTAGTTCAGGTTTATACGGAAGATCCAGAAAACCGTCAAATCGAGCTATGGAAAGAAGACACCTTCCCGGGGTTAACGGTTGATTACCCTATCAATAATAATGGTTACTATGCCGGTGGAGCCGGATTGGTGTCGACCATTTCCGATTATGCCATCTTTTTGCAAATGCTTATCAATGGAGGGGTATACAATGGTTCTCAACTACTCTCCAGACGTACGGTAGACATGATTACCATGAACCAAATAGGTGAACATTCACTTGGAGACAATAAATTCGGACTTGGTTTTGAGGTTATCACAAAAAAGGGAATGGCAAAGCTTGGACAATCCACTGGGAGCTTTGCTTGGGGAGGTTTTTTCGGCACCATTTTCTGGGCGGACCCTAAGGAAAAAATAGTAGCTTTGCTATTCATTCAACAGCATCCTTTTTCCCATGGTGAGCTACACGATAAATTTAAAGCCCTGGTTTATCAGGCCTTAAAATAATAAGAAAATTTTACTAAAATGTTTAAAATATAAATATGCTTATTGGAAAGAACACTTGTACAACGGTTGTTAGCTCATTATTTTTAGTTGCTATTTCGTTATTCGGCTTTAGCGAACACATTCTTGCGCAGCAGGAAGCTTTGAATACCGTAAAAATAGCCAACCCGTTACCTATTGCCGTAGGTGATCCTTACGTACTTTACCATAATCAAGATAGCAGCTATTATATGTATGGTACCGGAGGCGATGTTAAAGATGGTTTTGGTGTTTTTCAGTCGAAAGACCTTTCGTCATGGGTGTTTAAAGGGCAAGTATATTTTGGCAACAATGAAGATTCGTGGGGTACGCACTCCTTTTGGGCACCTGAAGTATATGAATTTCAAGACAAGTTTTATCTTTTTTACAGCGCCCATTGGAAGGAAAACCCAAGGGATGAATTGGAAAATTTCCGGATAGGTGTTGCCGTATCCGACTCCCCTTTGGGTCCCTTTAAAGACTTGAGCGACCGTCCGCTCTTTGATCCGGGCTATCCGATAATAGATGCCAATGTATTTGCAGATACTGACGGAAAGCTCTATCTGTATTATTCACGTTGTTGCTATAAACACTCTGTACAAAGTGAGATAGCTGATTGGGCAAAAAAAGAAAGGTTGTTTGATGAGATTGAAGAAAGCTGGGTCTATGGCATCGAACTCAAACCCGATTTTTCTGGAGTTGTCGGAGATCCTGTGCTACTGCTACGCCCTCCTATGCATATGAACGATAAGCAAGCCGAATGGGAGAGTCGCTCAGTAACCTCCGGTGAAGTCAACCGCAGGTGGACCGAAGGTTCGGTAACCTTTAAACATGGTAGCACCTATTATATGATGTATTCCGCAAACCATTTTGGCGGAGAACATTATGCCGTAGGATATGCTACTGCCGAACATCCTTTAGGCCCTTTTGTGAAAGCTTCAAACAACCCTGTTATTGAGCAAAACATAAAAGTGGGAGGAGATGTGAGTGGCACTGGTCATAACAGTATTATTTTCTCTCCTACCGATAGTAAAATGTACTGTGTATACCATGGTAGGACAAAGCAAACTGGCAATGACCGCGTAGTGTTCATCGATGAAATGGAGATTCGAGAAGACGGCACATTGATAGTGCATGGACCTACTACTGCAAAGTAATTCTTTTGAAGCCGCGGGCAGATTCGAACTGCCGTAGAAGGTTTTGCAGACCTCAACCTAACCACTCGGCCACGCGGCTATGGGAATATTAAACTATTTTACTATTCCTGCAAAACGTTGATAAAACAATGTTGGACTATTTTCGTTTTTCGGGGCATATTTTCCAGCAATGATCGGAATATAAATTACCCTCCTTCTACTTTCTTCACCCACCACGTTTGATTTCGCTACCCGATGCCATAAGCGACCATCGTGAATGGTTAAATCGCCCGCCTCCGGCATGATCGCCAATTCGCTGGGGTCAGTGTCATGCGAAACAAAATATTTTTTCCTAAACAAGAGTTGATATAAGTTTTGCCGGTGTGTTCCGGGCAAAATACGCAGTCCTC
This Olivibacter sp. SDN3 DNA region includes the following protein-coding sequences:
- a CDS encoding FecR family protein; translated protein: MKEQQHYKLLIKRYLNGDISEKELRVFIKLIKDGELDNNLLKSMDEDLHHVFEQYDGLSHKKKKFSWIAYAAMVCLTASLMFMLFNTKNERITAKHELADQVKPGSNKAVLKLASGKEVVLGEENDDPSLGQDNIKLSATESGLLVYEAERIVEGYRSEQSFNTIYVPEGGQYQVILPDGSSVWLNSSSSLKYPVSFAKNERRVQLEGEGYFEVAKNENRPFYVELSGQQIKVLGTHFNISAYDDDHVTKTTLLEGSIEVDNLSGQKMVLNPGEQSLKRRGKPNIQLLAVDAESEVAWKEGNFLFNESPLLEVLKILGRWYAVRIDNSNVPNILYNGFISRNVSLGEVLKMLEKTGDVKFELTDGTIRVVR
- a CDS encoding glycoside hydrolase family 43 protein; translation: MLIGKNTCTTVVSSLFLVAISLFGFSEHILAQQEALNTVKIANPLPIAVGDPYVLYHNQDSSYYMYGTGGDVKDGFGVFQSKDLSSWVFKGQVYFGNNEDSWGTHSFWAPEVYEFQDKFYLFYSAHWKENPRDELENFRIGVAVSDSPLGPFKDLSDRPLFDPGYPIIDANVFADTDGKLYLYYSRCCYKHSVQSEIADWAKKERLFDEIEESWVYGIELKPDFSGVVGDPVLLLRPPMHMNDKQAEWESRSVTSGEVNRRWTEGSVTFKHGSTYYMMYSANHFGGEHYAVGYATAEHPLGPFVKASNNPVIEQNIKVGGDVSGTGHNSIIFSPTDSKMYCVYHGRTKQTGNDRVVFIDEMEIREDGTLIVHGPTTAK
- a CDS encoding serine hydrolase codes for the protein MPLILSIASLMKRPLLLAILLFSLLFGRALFAQQLFDKNTATESNGFSNKRLLRIDKLIQQYIDSNWVKGAVGFIAKDGYLVYHKAFGIDDIQRGTPMQGDAIFRIASQTKAITSIAVMMLFEEGKFLLDDPISRYIPAFANPSVLQDFNEADTTYTTIPAKNEITIRHLLTHTSGIDYAQMGSSKMKAIYAKAGIAAGFLPHKQLLADAIDTLGKLPLIHHPGEQWTYSLSTDVLGRLVEIISGMSLDEFLTQRLFIPLGMHDTYFHLPEGKRSRLVQVYTEDPENRQIELWKEDTFPGLTVDYPINNNGYYAGGAGLVSTISDYAIFLQMLINGGVYNGSQLLSRRTVDMITMNQIGEHSLGDNKFGLGFEVITKKGMAKLGQSTGSFAWGGFFGTIFWADPKEKIVALLFIQQHPFSHGELHDKFKALVYQALK
- a CDS encoding RNA polymerase sigma factor, translating into MKPSIDNDVTRLLFLMSKGDERAFETIYRKYKQPIAQFVLKYVHCRTQTDDITQEIFIKIWENRDKIAGIKSFKSYLFTVARNHTLNCLKRIVHAEDALNHLTTHLPECSTTLDELQFKEYNQFIDMALYEMPERTLKIFKLCREEGKSYEEAAATLGVSRNAIKNHMVKAMKTLSHVASDKLDITLVLIFMIFC